The Arachis ipaensis cultivar K30076 chromosome B07, Araip1.1, whole genome shotgun sequence genome includes a window with the following:
- the LOC107606860 gene encoding proline-rich receptor-like protein kinase PERK9 translates to MASGGAAAGSGSQHQGAAATTEGMDVDDLDEDAAKKQEIYWEETLEAADVNVDVVNSVKPSEEPMAIRPPPFRSSTAHVPPRPIIKLTMSKRPIRRRNVKRPPPSQLSPLRPAPPQSTLIMPTTPQPLPVRSTPPTNQPPPKVTRQIMHGASRGTTTRFMQFMPTPSSTIQTAGRWAVPGFCPPTRASLSGNNNGVLVAAAISHLANRIF, encoded by the exons ATGGCTAGCGGAGGAGCTGCAGCAGGTAGTGGTAGTCAACATCAGGGTGCAGCAGCAACAACTGAAGGTATGGATGTTGATGATCTTGATGAGGATGCTGCCAAGAAGCAAGAAATATATTGGGAAGAGACTTTGGAGGCTGCAGAT GTAAATGTTGATGTGGTGAACTCTGTGAAACCTTCTGAAGAACCTATGGCAATAAGACCTCCACCTTTTAGGTCCTCTACTGCACATGTGCCACCTAGACCTATCATAAAGCTAACCATGTCCAAGCGACCAATTAGGAGGAGAAATGTTAAGAGGCCACCACCATCACAACTTTCTCCCCTCAGACCTGCCCCACCACAATCTACTCTCATAATGCCTACCACACCACAACCTCTTCCTGTTAGGTCTACACCACCAACTAACCAACCTCCTCCAAAAGTTACCAGACAAATAATGCATGGTGCAAGTCGAGGGACCACTACAAGATTTATGCAATTCATGCCAACTCCATCATCCACAATTCAAACAGCAGGCAGATGGGCAGTACCTGGGTTCTGCCCACCAACAAGAGCATCTTTAAGTGGCAACAACAATGGGGTTCTAGTGGCAGCAGCAATTTCACACCTAGCAAATAGGATTTTCTAG